From Elusimicrobiaceae bacterium:
AAGGTTTTTCGAAGCTGTTTTTCGGGAAAAAGGAAATCATCATTCCCAATTACCCGGACACCCGGTCGGCGGCGGAAGCGCATCCCGGGGCTGACGCGTTCATCAACTTCGCGTCGTTCCGCAGCTCGTATGAAACGACGATTGAGGCTCTCAATATCAAGACGATCAGGTCGGTGACGGTAATCGCCGAGGGTGTGCCGGAGCGGCGCGCCCGCGAAATCGCCGCGCTGGCACAGAAGCTCGACAAGATGGTTATCGGGCCCGCTACGGTGGGCGGTATCAAGGCCGGCTGCTTTAAAATCGCCAACACCGCCGGCACGCTCGATAACATCATCGAATCGAAGCTGCACCGGCCCGGTTCGGTCGGGTTTGTTTCCAAATCGGGCGGCCTGTCAAATGAATGCTATAACATCATCGCCCGCAACACCGACGGTCTGTACGAGGGCATTGCGATCGGCGGGGACGCCTATCCCGGCTCGACCCTGCTGACCCACATTATGCGCTACGAGGCGATCCCGGAAGTCAAGATGATCGCCGCGCTGGGCGAAATCGGCGGCACGGAAGAACTCAAGATCGTGGAAGCGTTAAAGGCCGGCAAGATCAAAAAGCCGCTCGTGATCTGGGTTTCCGGCACCTGCGCCAAACTGTTTCCCGCCGGGGTGCAGTTCGGGCACGCGGGCGCGAAAGCGAACTCGTCGCTTGAAACGGCCGACGCCAAGAACGAGGCCCTGCGCAAAGCGGGCGCGGTGGTGCCGGACTCGTTCGATGATTACGGTGAAAAAATCAACGCCACCTATAAAAAGCTTGTCAGAAAAGGCGTAATCAAGCCGGCGGAAGAGATTATTCCCCCGGTCGTTCCGATGGATTTCGCCGACGCGCTTAAAGAAGGCAAGATCCGCAAGCCGACGGCGTTTATCAGCACCATTTCCAACGACAAGAAGAGCGAACTTGAGTATAACAATATGCCCATTTCCAAGGTTATCGGCGAGGATATGGGCGTGGGCGGCGTTATCGGGCTTTTGTGGTTCAAGCGCAAGCTGCCGGCGTACGCGCGCAAATACCTTGATATCGTGTTAATGCTTACCGCGGACCATGGCCCGGCGGTTTCCGGCGCGCATAACGCGATTGTGGCGTCGCGCGCGGGCAAAGACATTATTTCGTCGCTGGCGTCGGGCCTGCTCACGATCGGTCCCCGCTTCGGCGGCGCGATTGACGGTGCGGCCCAGAACTTCAAGCGCGCCCGCGAAGCCGGGCTCACGCCCGAGCAGTTTGTGCGCGACATGAAAAAGAAAAACATTGCCATTCCCGGAATCGGCCACAAGGTGAAAAGCGTGACCAACCCCGATATGCGCGTGACGATGCTCAAGGCGTATGTGAAGAAAAACTTCAAAACCACGCCGCTGCTCGACTATGCGCTGGAAGTCGAGAAGCTGACCACCGCCAAGAAAGGCAACCTCATACTTAACGTTGACGGCTGCATAGGCATCACGTTTGTGGATTTTCTGACCAGCAGCGGTCTGTTCAAGAAAGAAGAGATTGACGAAATGATCGGGCTCGGCTGTCTTAACGCGCTGTTCGTGGTGGGCCGGTCCATAGGTCTTTTCGGCCATATCTTCGACCAGAAGCGGCTGAAGCAGGGCCTCTATCGCACGCCGTACGAAGATATCGCTTACATGACCGACATGTAATCGCTGCGGTACAGTTCTCGCGCCGGAACGGAGTTTCCCGTTCCGGCGCGTTTTTTTTGTAGAATGAGTGGAGTAAATCTTTTGAGTCGGGCGGTTGTTATGAAGAAGCTGGGCATGATTTTGTTTCTGGGCGCTTTTTGCCTGTGCGGCGGCGCGGCCCGCGCGGCGGTATTTGTCATTTCGAGCGATCCGGAAACCGAGGCCGACAACCGGCGCGCGGAAAAAAAGTATTTGCTGGAACAGGGCAGACTGGCTCAGGAACAGAAAATCCAGGACAGCAAGAATACCTGTTCCAATCAGTTTGACACCGATAAATGCCGGGAGGCGCTGGTTAAAATCGCCGAAGCAAAAGAAAAGGAAAACACGGCCGAACAGTATCTGGCGCAGGCGCTGGAATATGAAAGGAAGTCTTTTATAAGCAGGCGGCGCGGCCGGGTGGATCTGTTCCGGGTGTTTACCCGCAACGCTTCCGACGCCGTTGATTCCGCCAGGCGGCTGAAGGCTGAAGCGGCGGAAGAGCTTGAAACGGCCCAAAAAATGCACGAGGAGTCTACGGCGTTTGACGTGCGGGCCGATGAGGCGAAACGCGCGAAAACAGAAGCCGAGAAAGAAGTCCGGGCTGCAAAAGAAAAAACTCTGCGCGAGAAAGAACTGAAGGATATGGACTCATCTCAAATGATTCAGATCGGTCAGCATTAGCGTCGTTTTTTGCGAATTCAAGGCAAGAGAGAACCCCCCGGTTTCTATCCGGGGGGTTATTAAATTCCGCTTACAAAACACGGTGCGTTGACAGGGTGAGTGTGTAACTCCGCTGGCTGGGTAAACGAAGGTTGCGGAAGAAGAAAACCCCCGGCGCAAGACGGGGGCGGTTCATCTGTTCGTATTAGGTCGCGGACGCGGTTTGCATGGCAAGGAAGTCTGAGCGGCATTGCGGCCGCAATACCGGGCGCACGGTTTTGGGAAAGGCCGCCGGTGGTAAAACGGGCCATGAAACCGTGAAGTCGCGCTAGCGCTTGAAATCCGTCTGGTCTATTATCTCGCCTTCTTTGTTGTAAACGGTGAGGCTGAAATCCCGGCCGTTCACAATAATATGCCCGAAACTGAACTGGGGAATATATTTTTCACTCAGCGCATTTTCTTCCAGCTGTTCGCTTAGCGGCGGTATGCCGCCCGCGCCGAACGTAAAATACCGCACTCCGTCAGTGATGACCTTGCGGTCGGTGCGGATGGGAGCGGTTCGCTCATACGCATGGTCAAAGCCCTGGAAAACGGCCTGCACGCGGTATTTTTCAAAAATCGGGACGAGAACCCGCCGCAGTGCGGCATTGTTGTCGCCGCCCGGGCCGCTGGAATAAACCGGATGGTTCAAGACCACGAATTTCCAGGGCACCCGCGTTTTTGAAAGCACTTTGTTAAGCCATTCGATCTGCGTGCTGCCTGCTGAAATTGCCGGGGCGTTTTTTGCTTTGTCTATGCCGGAGGTGTCGAGAAAAATGAACCGCGCGCTGGCGGTATCAATGAAATAATAGCGCGGTCTGGGGGTTTCGAAAACCTGGAAATAGTTGCTGAGCGCATTTCTGACACTGTCTTGCTGCGCGCCGTAATCATTGGGGCCCAGCGCGGCGTAGAGCGGCATGTGCAGGAGCATGCGTTTGTAGGGGGTGAAAAATTCATCATCCGCCTCGCGCAGGTTGCCGGTGGCGGTCAGGTTGCCGGTATGGATCAGAAAATCCGGCGTGAAAGTTTCCATTTGCGAAGCCAGTTCGAACTGTTCGCCGGAACCGGAGCCGGAATTTCCGAACACTATGAAATCCATCCTGTTTTTGGTCGGTTCGGACAGGGTTTTGAAAGACCCCTCCGCGGCCTTGTACGTGTTGGTGCTGTCGGGAACGGTCAGATAAACGTTGTAGCAGTAGTCTTTGTCGGCGGGCAGTCCGTAGATCTTCACGTTATGGCGCAGCCCTTCGGACAGTGTCATGTAGACTTCACAGTTAGGCGCGGGCCCGTAGTTTATCCAGGCCACGGTGGAAACGTCGGAAGTGAACCTTATGGCTGCCGCGTCTGACCTGACGGAATCCATATACGGTCCACGCACGATTTCCGCGCCGTAAAGCGGGACGCACGCAAATAGCATAGCCAGTAGAGCCGTTTTGTGCAGTTTCATAAACTCCTGCGAATATGACGCTGTATCGCGCCAGCTGACTGTCGGGTTACTGTAGAAATTCTAGCGAAAATGGCCGAGTCTTACAAGGCGCAATGTCGGATGAGCCTTTTCAGTGGAAAAGAATCTTTGATTTAGGTATATTAATTGATATCAAGGCGGTGCCAGTGTGAAAAAAAAGGAAAAGAGACAGTTTAAACGTGTTGAATCGCGGTATATACTTAATTGCCGCAAAATTGAAGAAAACACCTGCGGTGTCGACGCTATCACGAAGGATATCAGCGCGGCGGGCATATTGTTTGAGGCGCCTTCTGCGTACGAGCCGGGCGATATTCTGCATATAGAGATGACGCTTCCCGGCTGGGAGTTGTTCCGCGGCGGCAAAGCCGCAGAGGACGAAGGCTTGCCGGAAGACGTGCATTCGGTGCTTGCAACCGTAGTGCGCGCGCTTAAACATTCCGACGGGTTTTATGAAGTGGCTGTCTGTTTCAACGAGCTGGACGACACCGATAAGCGCCTGCTCGCCGATTACTTTAGCGACCGGTATGCAAAATTCGACGAGCTGTAAGCGCCGGGCCGAGCTGGAATTCAAGTGGTCGGTTCCGGTTGAAGCAGGCATGCGCCAGTTTGCGGCGCGCGCGCTTGCCTGCGCAGGCCATGCCGGACCCGCCGGGCATATCGCAAATCTTGATTACTATTTCGACACTCCCGCCCAAAAGATAGCCGGCATGGGCATGGCGATGCGCCTGCGCCGGTCGTCCGGCAGATACGAATTGACCGTAAAATCCGCCACCAGACTTGAAAACGGACTGGCGCGCCGAACGGAAACCAGCGTTCCGTTAGCCGCCCGTTCCGATGCCGCCGCCTTGCGCGAAGCCGCGGCCCGGAATATTTTGCGGATTGCTCCTTCCGAGCTGGCTGTTCTGTTTAAAATTCACAACCGCCGCACCGATTACCGGATTAAGTATAAAACCTGTTCGGCTGTGTTGAGCCTGGATGATGTAACCATTTATCTGGCGCAGAAAGCCGTGCGCATGAAAGAAATCGAACTGGAATTTAGCGGGGGTAAACTGGCTGATTTCAAACGGCTTGCGGCTGTGATAACGGGCTCGGCGGGGCTGTTGCCGTGCCGGATGTCAAAAGTGGCCACTGCCCGGGCCGCGCTCTCGGTTTTCGGCGGTTGAGTTCCGCTGGCTCTAAAAACGGATCCCGGCGCATGCGCGCCGGGATCCGTTTTTAGAGCGTTGACTCAAACCAGTGGTTCGCCGGTTCGGAGTTCTTTCGTTTTGTGCAGCGCGTTCAGGCGGCTGTGATGCCGGCCGTACACGGTGTAAATTATCAGCCCGGCCCCGATCCACGCACAGCCACGTCATCGTGTCCAGCCCGGCCATCAGATAGATACAGAACGCGATCCCCAGCACCGGTATAATGTGCCCGCCCGGTACACGGAACGGACGGGGCCGGTCGGGATCTTTCACCCTCAGTATCATAATGCCGACGCAGACAAGCACAAACGCGAACAGCGTGCCGATGTTGCAGAGGTTGGCCATTTCCGAAAGAGTGGTCACGCTGGAACCCACCGCGACAACCACGCCAGTCCAGATTGTGGTTACATGGGGGGTCATGTATTTCGGGTGCACCTTGGACAGCCCGCCCGGCAGCAGGCCGTCTCGGCTCATCGCGAACAGTATGCGCGGCTGCCCGATCTGAAACACCAGCAGCACGGCTGAAGTTGCCACCACCGCCCCTATGCTTATTAATGAAATCAGCCAGCGGCTGGCGTGGTTATATTCCAGCGCGGTCGCAAGCGGTTCGGCAACACCGTTTCTGAGCGCGTCAAGCGGCATCATGCCGGTAAGCGCGGCGGTAACCAGCACATAAATCACGGTGCAGGCCAGCAAGGAGCCGATTATGCCGATCGGCATATCGCGTTTCGGATTTTTTGTTTCCTCTGCTACCGTTGAAACCGCGTCGAACCCGATATAGGCGAAGAAAATCGTGGCTGCGCCGATCTGTATGCCTTTGAGTCCGCCCGGCGCGAAAGGGGTCCAGTTTTTTACGTCGAAATAATAAAAACCCGCGCCTACGAAAATCGCCAGAATCGCCAGCTTGAAAATCACCACCGCATGGTTAAAGCGGGCGCTTTCCTTTATGCCGATAACCAGCAGCCAGGTGATCGCGAGCACTATCAGCATCGCCAGCAGGTTAAACACTATGGGTATGCCGAAAAGGTGCGGAACCGCCGTAAGATCGCTGCCGGCTTTTACAAACGACATGTAGTCGCACCGCAGCCACAGCGGCACCGACATCCCGATCGTGCTTTCCAGCAGGCTGTTGAAATAACCGGCCCAGCTGATCGCCACGGCCACGTTGCCGATCGCGTATTCCAAAATCAGGTCCCAGCCGATCAGCCAGGCCACCAGCTCGCCCATTGTAGCGTAGGAATAGGTGTAGGCGCTGCCGGAGATAGGCACCATAGCTGCGAATTCCGCGTAACACAGCGCGGTGAACCCGCAGGCTACAGAGGTGATGAGGAACGAGATCATCAGGGCCGGCCCGGCCGGATAGCCGCGTGACGCGCCTAGCGCAGCTTCCCCTATCATCGCGAAAATGCCCGCGCCTATAATAGCGCCGATCCCCATCATCGTAACGTCAAACGCGCCCAGCACTTTTTTAAGTTCATGGCCGCGTTCGTGCGAGTCTGCCAGAATGCTGTCTACGGATTTTGTGCGGAACAGTTGTTTGAGCATGTGATCCCTTGATTTGAAAATGCAATATTTTAATTTAACATTTTAGGAATCGTCAGGCAACAAAACGGATCCTGCAATGAACGTTGAAAACCGCGCGCCGGCTCCAACCTGTGGGCCGGGCGGCGGTTTTATTCGCGAGCGGGGGGGGGGCTTATCGGAACTTTTCTTCGGACATTTTTGCCGCGCCCAGCATCGTCGCGCTGGTGCCCAGGCTTGCTTTTAGCAGTTTCACTTTCCGTTTGAAAGTGGCGCAGTAGGTGAATCTGTTAATGCTGGCGGTGATGGGTTCAAGCACCAGCTCCGGCATGACTTCAACCATCTTGCCGCCGACAATAACCGCCTGCGGATCAATAATGTTTATGACGCTGCCGAGCGCGATTCCGATCAGGTCGGTTTTACGGCGGATAAGCGCGGCTATAGCCGCGTCACCCTGGTCAATCGCCAGTTTGAGCACCTTGCTGGTTATGCGGCGCACGTCGCCGCCTGAAAGGTTTAAGAGCGCGGGAGCTTCGCCGCGCGCAGCCAGAGTGGCGGCTTCGGCGGAAATAGCGGTGCGGCTGGCCAGAGCCTCCAGGCACCCGTAATTTCCGCAGCCGCATCTGGGGCTCATGTCGTTCATGAAAATATGACCGAATTCGCCCGCCGCGCCGAACGCGCCGCAATAAAGTTTTCCGTCCAGAATAAGCGCGCCGCCGATCCCTGTTTCAAGAAAAATTCCGACCGCGTGGCGCAGGCCTCTCGCCGCGCCGAACTGGTGTTCCCCGTACAGGCCCATGTTCACGTCGTTGGCGACAATGGTGGGCACGCCGGTCCGTTTTCCAATCTGCGAGGCGAGCGCGTAGCCGGAAAGAAACGGCAGCGTGGGCGAGCCGATCACGGTAGTCAGATCTTCGTTCACCACACCCGGACAGGCGATGCCTGTCGAAGCCAGATCTTTAGTTTCAAGCCCGCATTCGGCGAGCGCGCGGTCGAGCAGGCCGGTGGTTGTTTCCAGCAGATAGGCACGGCCTTCCTCTGACACATTGCGGGCCTGCGCCGTCGCCAGAGGTTTGTAGTTGCGATCAAGAACTGAAACCGTGATTTTGGTGCCGCCGAGATCTATCCCGGCCCGGAAAACCTGCTTACGCGAGTTCATAACACTCCTCCCCAGAGGTGCATTATCCTGCTGCGCAGACAACTTACATTTTGCCGCTTAAGGTTCGGGCTATTTCTTCCTGCGTGGTTACGCCCATCCAGAGTTTTTCAATGGCGTCAATGATCATCGGTTTCATGCCGGACGCCAGCGCATTGGCGTGTATTTCCGCGAAATTGGTTTTTCCGCCGGTCATTATCAATTCACGGGTTTTCGCAGTTACCGGCAGCAGTTCGAAAATGCCTATCCGGCCGCGGTAGCCCGTGAACGCGCATTCGGGGCAGCCTTTGGCTTTGAGAAACCGTCCGCCCGTGCTTTTTATCAGTTCGGAAACGGCGTTTGTCTGAGCCGGGCCAAGTTCTTTGATCAGTTCGGCGAAAAAGTTGGCGTCCGGCGCGGTCGGCTCGGCGCATTTTGAGCATACTCTGCGAACCAGCCGCTGTGCCAGTACGCCGGTAAGAGTGGAGCCGACCATATAAGGTTCAATATCCATGCTCAGAAACCGGTGCACCACTCCTATTGTGGTGGCGGCGTGCACGGTGCTGAAAATCATGTGGCCGCTGGTCGCCGCGCGCAGCGCGATTTCGGCGGTTTCCTTGTCGCGGATTTCGCCCAGCATGATTATGTTCGGATCCTGCCGGAGAATACAGCGCAGCGCTTCCGCAAAGCTGAAGCCGGCTTTCCCGTTGATCTGGGAATGGGTGACCCGTTCTATTTCATACTCCACGGGGTCTTCAACTGTCATGATATTGAGTTCCGGCGAGCTTAATTCCTGCAAAATACTGCATAAAGTGGTGGTTTTGCCCGACCCGGTCAGACCCGCCACAATGAACATTCCGCTGGGCGTCTTGATCATGCTGCGCAGTTTTTTCAGCGTCTGCACGGTAAAACCCAGAGATTCCAGACTTACCTTGCCTTTCCCGATATCGAGTACGCGCACAACGAGTTTCTCGCCGTGCATGGTGGGAAACGACGACACGCGGAACTGAACCGCCCGCCCGTCAACCATAGCCTGAAAGCGGCCGTCTTCCGGCGAATAGGCTGTCGCCGCCTGCGGGGGAAAACCGGATAATACCCTTATTCTGGCTGTGATCGGCAGATTGGTTTTCGGGTATTTGATAAGATCGCGCAGCATGCCGTCAACCCGCATTCTGATCGTCACGTCGTTGGCCAGCGGCTCGATATGGATATCGCTGGCGCCTTCTTTAACGCAGTAAGACAGGATCAGCCCTGACACCCTTGTCGCTAATTCGTTGGGATTGGCGCCTTTTGACTGGGCCATAACGGAATTTACCAAAGAAAAAAGGTTCTGGTCCATTTTAAAATTGATATCGGTATTCGCCATTTAAAAGCCTCTCCTGTTACAAATTACGGTATGCGCAAACGAATATGCATAAATGATATCATAAAAAAAGCTGTCGGATTAGCGATTTGCGTGTCTGGAGTGTGCATGGGACTTGTGATTGTTGTGCTGCTTGCGCTTTGTGCGCCCGGCGCCGGGCAGATCTATAACGGCGATTACGGCAAGGCCGTTTTTTTCGGCGGCGTGTTTCTGGCTTTACAGCCGGTTGCGGCGCCTCTGGCCGTGCGGTTTTTTAAAATACGGCTGCTGAAAAATGTTATTGTGGCGGCGCAATGGATAAACAGTCTGTTTATTGCGCTGGTGATTCTTTCCGTATTTGACGCGTTTTTCTCGGCTTACCGGTTGTATTCGTCGTTTTCGGCAATTTCCTGGGCCGGGCTGGCCTACGGCGCTGTTTATGCAATGGGCGCCGTTTTTTGCTACAAAAGACTGATGGCTTCGCCTTATCCGGACATGCTGGCCGGGCTTGACGGTTTTGTTTCAATTATCCGGCCTGAAAGCAAAAAAGGGGGAATATGAAGCTGCGGTATGATTTCATTGCCGGGCCGGACGATAAAACACTGCATGAAATAATGTCGCTTTTCGAAGAAAGCGGCTGGGCCGAGGGTGAGCCGGCTGAATTTTACCGCCGCATGATCGGCGGGTCGGTATGTTTTCTGATCGCGCGGTATGGCGGGGAAACCGTCGGTATGGCGCGCGCCATAGGCGACGGCGTTAACGACGCCTATATTCAGGATGTGTTTGTGGCGCCGGCCTGCCGCCGCAGGGGAATTGCCGCCGAACTGGTGAGAAGGCTGGTGGCTGAACTGAAGACGCGCGGGCTGAGCTGGATCGCGCTTGTGGCGTCCGGCGGCACGGACTCGCTGTACCGCCGCTGCGGGTTTGAAAAAATGAGGGACTGCACTCCCATGATTCACGGCAGCGCCGTTTACTGAACGCTTATGTCATTTTCCTTCGTGCCGCTTTCTCCTTCTGACGGAACGCTTCTTTCCGGGTATTTCGCCGGGCAGAAATACAGGCTCAGTTCGTATTCGCCGGGCGTGGTTTCCGTATGGAACAACTGCGCTTACAGCAATTTTTTCGCGGAAACCCCGCACGGCCTGCTGATTTCGGAGCAAAGCGTCACGGAACCGGACGCGCGGTGGCTGTTATTGCCGGTCGGCGGAGCGGAACCCGCTCCGCCGGCACTCGCCGCGCTGGCCCGTTCCGCGGGGATCGGCAGGTACCGCTTCGTGCCGGGCGGATATCTGGAACGGGTCCCGGCGGCCGAGCTGGAAAAATTTTTCATTGCAACCCGCGAGCGCAACTGCGACGATTATATCTACCGCCGCGCCGATCTCGCCGATCTCTCCGGTCACCGTTATTCAAAAAAACGCAATCTGATCAGGCAGTTTGAGCGGGAATATCTTGCCGCCGGGCGTGTGTCTGTCGAGCCGATCACCGAACCCGCGCTGGGCGACTGCCGGGAATTCGCCGGGGAATGGTATCGCGCCAAGTCGGAAAAATTTTCGCTCTGGCCGCAGGATATGGGGTGTGAGCGGAAAGCGTTTTTCCAGACGCTGGCCAATTTTTCGGTTATAGGCGTGCGGGGCATTGCGGTGCGGATTGACGGCAGGGTTCGCGCCTTGGCGATCGGGACAGGGCTGACCGCCGATACCGGCGTTCTTAATTTCGAGAAGGCCGCCGGCGATTTCAAGGGACTCTATCAGTTCCTCGACCGCGAGGCGGCGCGCCGTATTTTCGAGGGTTATGACTATATCAGCAAGGAAAACGATATGGGCGACGAGGGCCTGCGGCAGGCCAAACTTTCCTATCATCCCGCGCATATCGAGCA
This genomic window contains:
- a CDS encoding ROK family protein, with the protein product MNSRKQVFRAGIDLGGTKITVSVLDRNYKPLATAQARNVSEEGRAYLLETTTGLLDRALAECGLETKDLASTGIACPGVVNEDLTTVIGSPTLPFLSGYALASQIGKRTGVPTIVANDVNMGLYGEHQFGAARGLRHAVGIFLETGIGGALILDGKLYCGAFGAAGEFGHIFMNDMSPRCGCGNYGCLEALASRTAISAEAATLAARGEAPALLNLSGGDVRRITSKVLKLAIDQGDAAIAALIRRKTDLIGIALGSVINIIDPQAVIVGGKMVEVMPELVLEPITASINRFTYCATFKRKVKLLKASLGTSATMLGAAKMSEEKFR
- a CDS encoding phosphatidylglycerol lysyltransferase domain-containing protein, with protein sequence MSFSFVPLSPSDGTLLSGYFAGQKYRLSSYSPGVVSVWNNCAYSNFFAETPHGLLISEQSVTEPDARWLLLPVGGAEPAPPALAALARSAGIGRYRFVPGGYLERVPAAELEKFFIATRERNCDDYIYRRADLADLSGHRYSKKRNLIRQFEREYLAAGRVSVEPITEPALGDCREFAGEWYRAKSEKFSLWPQDMGCERKAFFQTLANFSVIGVRGIAVRIDGRVRALAIGTGLTADTGVLNFEKAAGDFKGLYQFLDREAARRIFEGYDYISKENDMGDEGLRQAKLSYHPAHIEQSWALDLR
- a CDS encoding amino acid permease, yielding MLKQLFRTKSVDSILADSHERGHELKKVLGAFDVTMMGIGAIIGAGIFAMIGEAALGASRGYPAGPALMISFLITSVACGFTALCYAEFAAMVPISGSAYTYSYATMGELVAWLIGWDLILEYAIGNVAVAISWAGYFNSLLESTIGMSVPLWLRCDYMSFVKAGSDLTAVPHLFGIPIVFNLLAMLIVLAITWLLVIGIKESARFNHAVVIFKLAILAIFVGAGFYYFDVKNWTPFAPGGLKGIQIGAATIFFAYIGFDAVSTVAEETKNPKRDMPIGIIGSLLACTVIYVLVTAALTGMMPLDALRNGVAEPLATALEYNHASRWLISLISIGAVVATSAVLLVFQIGQPRILFAMSRDGLLPGGLSKVHPKYMTPHVTTIWTGVVVAVGSSVTTLSEMANLCNIGTLFAFVLVCVGIMILRVKDPDRPRPFRVPGGHIIPVLGIAFCIYLMAGLDTMTWLCVDRGRADNLHRVRPASQPPERAAQNERTPNRRTTGLSQRSKNGSRRACAGIRF
- a CDS encoding citrate/2-methylcitrate synthase; this encodes MKPEIFSRDTTAIVYGNQQKAIQRMLDFDYVCRRETPSVAAIVNPGKKGFSKLFFGKKEIIIPNYPDTRSAAEAHPGADAFINFASFRSSYETTIEALNIKTIRSVTVIAEGVPERRAREIAALAQKLDKMVIGPATVGGIKAGCFKIANTAGTLDNIIESKLHRPGSVGFVSKSGGLSNECYNIIARNTDGLYEGIAIGGDAYPGSTLLTHIMRYEAIPEVKMIAALGEIGGTEELKIVEALKAGKIKKPLVIWVSGTCAKLFPAGVQFGHAGAKANSSLETADAKNEALRKAGAVVPDSFDDYGEKINATYKKLVRKGVIKPAEEIIPPVVPMDFADALKEGKIRKPTAFISTISNDKKSELEYNNMPISKVIGEDMGVGGVIGLLWFKRKLPAYARKYLDIVLMLTADHGPAVSGAHNAIVASRAGKDIISSLASGLLTIGPRFGGAIDGAAQNFKRAREAGLTPEQFVRDMKKKNIAIPGIGHKVKSVTNPDMRVTMLKAYVKKNFKTTPLLDYALEVEKLTTAKKGNLILNVDGCIGITFVDFLTSSGLFKKEEIDEMIGLGCLNALFVVGRSIGLFGHIFDQKRLKQGLYRTPYEDIAYMTDM
- a CDS encoding GNAT family N-acetyltransferase, with translation MKLRYDFIAGPDDKTLHEIMSLFEESGWAEGEPAEFYRRMIGGSVCFLIARYGGETVGMARAIGDGVNDAYIQDVFVAPACRRRGIAAELVRRLVAELKTRGLSWIALVASGGTDSLYRRCGFEKMRDCTPMIHGSAVY
- a CDS encoding metallophosphoesterase produces the protein MLFACVPLYGAEIVRGPYMDSVRSDAAAIRFTSDVSTVAWINYGPAPNCEVYMTLSEGLRHNVKIYGLPADKDYCYNVYLTVPDSTNTYKAAEGSFKTLSEPTKNRMDFIVFGNSGSGSGEQFELASQMETFTPDFLIHTGNLTATGNLREADDEFFTPYKRMLLHMPLYAALGPNDYGAQQDSVRNALSNYFQVFETPRPRYYFIDTASARFIFLDTSGIDKAKNAPAISAGSTQIEWLNKVLSKTRVPWKFVVLNHPVYSSGPGGDNNAALRRVLVPIFEKYRVQAVFQGFDHAYERTAPIRTDRKVITDGVRYFTFGAGGIPPLSEQLEENALSEKYIPQFSFGHIIVNGRDFSLTVYNKEGEIIDQTDFKR
- a CDS encoding GspE/PulE family protein, which translates into the protein MANTDINFKMDQNLFSLVNSVMAQSKGANPNELATRVSGLILSYCVKEGASDIHIEPLANDVTIRMRVDGMLRDLIKYPKTNLPITARIRVLSGFPPQAATAYSPEDGRFQAMVDGRAVQFRVSSFPTMHGEKLVVRVLDIGKGKVSLESLGFTVQTLKKLRSMIKTPSGMFIVAGLTGSGKTTTLCSILQELSSPELNIMTVEDPVEYEIERVTHSQINGKAGFSFAEALRCILRQDPNIIMLGEIRDKETAEIALRAATSGHMIFSTVHAATTIGVVHRFLSMDIEPYMVGSTLTGVLAQRLVRRVCSKCAEPTAPDANFFAELIKELGPAQTNAVSELIKSTGGRFLKAKGCPECAFTGYRGRIGIFELLPVTAKTRELIMTGGKTNFAEIHANALASGMKPMIIDAIEKLWMGVTTQEEIARTLSGKM
- a CDS encoding CYTH domain-containing protein; the protein is MQNSTSCKRRAELEFKWSVPVEAGMRQFAARALACAGHAGPAGHIANLDYYFDTPAQKIAGMGMAMRLRRSSGRYELTVKSATRLENGLARRTETSVPLAARSDAAALREAAARNILRIAPSELAVLFKIHNRRTDYRIKYKTCSAVLSLDDVTIYLAQKAVRMKEIELEFSGGKLADFKRLAAVITGSAGLLPCRMSKVATARAALSVFGG
- a CDS encoding PilZ domain-containing protein; the encoded protein is MKKKEKRQFKRVESRYILNCRKIEENTCGVDAITKDISAAGILFEAPSAYEPGDILHIEMTLPGWELFRGGKAAEDEGLPEDVHSVLATVVRALKHSDGFYEVAVCFNELDDTDKRLLADYFSDRYAKFDEL